A segment of the Mercurialis annua linkage group LG4, ddMerAnnu1.2, whole genome shotgun sequence genome:
atttaataaatttcaattaaaataataaaaaaccaTTAATTCGTCGGTTCATTCCATTATATGTAATTGACCTAGCCTACTACAACGTATTTATCAAATGCATGATTTATCAAAGGCTTTATAGTGTGTTGGATGTAAAAGAATTAACTAATCACgtatcttaattaaaatttaaaaaactataatcgtaaattgttatttatagATTTTGATGGGGGAAAGGAAAATAATTCAACGAGGCAAAATAAGTCTAAAGCTTATCAGACGTAATAAAAAGTGTAGGAACTAAAGTGTTCTTAAGCTGAATTTCATACATTTCAGAGACATTTTTCCTATTGCCAAgtgaaaacataaattaaaaaaagaactcaattttttttgatattttaaactattttgtTTTGAACTAAGAAAATTGGGAAGCTTCCTTTAAAACTTGGCTTGCTAAAAGAAACCCGATCCTAAAATTGCAGTTTCAGAGGAAGCTTCGAATCTCCAATTAATTCAACTCCTGAATTCCCTGTATTCAAAACCCTATTTTATGTTTGTCAATCAAATCAATAAAATGAAGCGCTAAATTATTATCAGCCAAAAAAATCAATCTTTTTCTGAATCCAATTTCAATTCTCTTCAAATGAAAATCCATTCACTTGGTGTTTTATTATGCTTGATATTATTATTACCACCATTAGTTATCGGCTCGGATCGATTCGGCTCCGACAGTACCCAACTGATTTCGGCTTCTACTTCGGCTTCTCAGTTGGTTGATTCCAGAGCTCCTTCTCGAGCCGGAGCCCGCTCTCTCAAATCACTCTCATCGtaattatactaattttatgtttttttattgtacCCAATTCATGAACTCTATTAGTTTTATCGAACTTTGTACTTCAGTCTGTTATGGCTTGTGGGAATTGTTTTTATGGCATGAGggaatttgtttttgaaaattttatgttCTTTGTTCTGCAGAAATTTTGGCTAATTACTGTGTTTTGTAATCCAATTTCTCATATTGCTGACTTGTTTTTTCTATGTTTAATGTCGAAATGTAAGGCGTATGATTATTGTTATGACATATTATATTGTTGTGAACCTGCCTTAGTGGTAGCTTATCTTGTGAAATTGATCTTGCATTTTTGTGAATTGGTTTCTGAATTTTTGTTGTTCCTGTTTTATAATTTCTCCTGCTTTGGTTGTTTTAAAACTTTTATGAGCTTGTTTGAAGGTCTAAAGATGCGAGAATTCAGTACAATTGTATTTTATCACTCAATTGATCTTTGAGTCTGGAAATTACATAGGTTTAGGTATCAGTCTTTCAATTTAAACAACAGATATAAAAAGTGGTATGAAAGCATGGCACAGTTTTGCACTACTAcaattaaattgaacttttgtGCTTCATTTGTTCTGAACAAGGTCTATGCTTACACGGATATCTATTATGTAAATGTATCTCTGCTTTATGCAGACCCTTGGAAGATTCTACTGAATTAGTTGCCCTCCTAAATGGGACTATTTATTTGGAAGACGCAAATTCTGGGAGAGTGTTCTGGTCATTTTCATCTGGAGCACCAATATACTCATCATATCAAGCTCCTTTTGATCAGGATAACGGCAATGAAAATGATTTTGGAGCAAGTACTGGATTCTTTGTAGACTACGGAGATGATTGGCAGCTGTATGTGCATGGAAAACACTCTAGTGGAATGGTATGAATGAGAAGATCATCAAAATATTGAACGTTTTTCTTATGATTGGCTATGTTTTTTTCTATTCTATAATTATCGCACAGTCGGGTTTCTGCTTCATTTTGACATTTATATGTTCCCTATGAATGCTTGGGTGCATCTTAACTGTTGATTCACTGTTGTGCTAATAGAAACTTTCAATGAATATCGAAGAATTCATCAAAATTACACCGCATGTATCAGAAGATGGAGCTGTCATACTTGGATCTAAGACAACTACTGTTTTTGTTGTTGAGGCTAAGACTGGAAAACTTGTACAAACTTATAACTCATTTGATTCTCCATCTACATTGAAACGAGATGAAGAAAGTTATGCATTGTTGAAggagaataaaaaaaatggggATTTGATAATTTCCGAATCGGCAAGTGCTGCTCAACTCATGTATATCACAAGGAAAGATTATACATTGCAAACCTTTGGTCCAAATTCAGACAAAATATCATGGAATATGAAAGTGGCAATGATTGGGGCTGCTTCTATTTGTCGAGATGTTGAGAGTCGAAGTGATTATAATATGCCTTTGTCTTGTCAATCTAGATGGATGGTAGTTCGAAGGCAGCATAAGTCACAATCTGCTGATGAAAAACTTCCATTACCTGATTCAGATCCGGTGCTTCCATCACAGCCTAGAGTTGACAAATTGTTAGAGGACCAGCACGAGGGAAGGAGGCTTTCAGAGTTTGCTGCAGATCCTGTGCTTCCTTTGCAGCCCAAAGTTGATGAATTCCCAAATTCTCACACCACTGATAACAGTGAAGGAATCTTTGACCTGTCTACTGATTCTGGGGCAGTTGATGCAAGAGTGGCTTTTGATGATGGGTTAAACATCCTCATCAAGAGATCAACAGCATTTTCCTTCATGTTCTTTATTGTCGTCTTTCTGTTGGGATTTATTTTCTACCCCAATGATCAAGTGGGTAAAGATAAACTTTGTTCTGAGGGACTCTCTAGTGTTAGTAGTTCAAAAGCATCATCTtccaaaagaaagaaaaacaggAAATCCAGCAAGAAGAATGGCATTGTTGAGACGAAAGATGCAGTTGCGCTCTTGGAAAATGGGGATGGATATGCTCATAGTGATGGTGATGAAAAAATGTTGTTGGACCTCAATAAACATGTTGATAATAGCATTGATGGACATAGAATTGGTAAGTTGTTTGTATCAAATACCGAAATTGCAAAGGGAAGTAACGGTACCATTGTTCTTGAAGGAATATATGAAGGTCGACCAGTTGCTGTGAAACGCCTTGTTCAATCTCATCATGAGGCGGCTTTCAAAGAAATTCAGAATCTTATTGCATCAGACAGGCATCCAAATATAGTTCGATGGCATGGCGTGGAGTATGATAAAGATTTTGTCTATGTTTCCTTAGAGCGTTGCACATGCAGCTTAGATGATTTGATTCAGATATTTTCTGATTTCTCGCTAAACCAAGTTTACAGTGAGGACCAAGCTACTAGAGTCGCAATTGAATATAAAGTTCGGTTAGATAAGGTGAAGGGTATAATGCAGGATATAAATTTATGGAAGTCCAATGGTCGTCCATCACCTCTGATGTTAGTATTGATGAGGTAAAATAAATGTCTTCCTAACCGATTAGCACTTTATGCTAGTTCTAATGTGtgttatttttttgttcctcTTATCTTCTATTGGATCTTTCTTATTTTTCTGTTATCAGATATTGGCGGCATTTGGTCGTATAAGTAAAGATGATGTGTGTAATTTCTTGAAGTTGGATTAAATAAACTGATTAAACTGTGCATGTTGATCAACCTATTTGATTTATGGAAGTTAGTTTGCGTCTCTAGGCATGTGTTTTCTGTAAATGCTAATAATTTTCTTTGCTCAGTAGATTTCAATTGTTGTAAAAGCGAAGGCAATtctttattgatttttatttcagtgatcatatttattgtttaatctTTGTAATGTTAAGAATGGTCATGTTGTATTTTGTGTTTgaatttacatgtttttttcATGGAAAAAGTGATTGTAGAGCCATAATATGCTATGGCTAATTACTGAGTGGCTCTTTGAAACTTATGTTGGAGACATCAAGTataatttgttcttttatgtTTTCCGGACCTCTGTAACATTTGGAGTGTGTCAAGCATCTTCTTGATTTTATTTCTTGTTGAATCTGTAATACAGGAATATAGTATGTGGGCTTGTGCATCTGCATGAATTGGGTATAATTCACCGAGACTTGAAACCTCAAAATGTATTAATACTTAAGGATAGATTTTTATGTGCAAAGCTTTCTGATATGGGAATCAGCAAGCGCCTCCTTGGGGATATGTCTTCCTTGGGTTATCATGCTACTGGTAATCAACTCGTTAATTTATCAGTAATTAATTTCCttagttttttttgttattacaTGATATATATTGTGGCCAGTGGATAGCAGCATAATGCTAACTGCCACTAAATAATTTTGTCCGGATATGtatttgttaatttaatgtGCAGGTTGTGGCAGTTCTGGTTGGCAATCCCCTGAACAGCTTCTTCATGGACGTCAAACACGTGCAGTTGATTTATTTAGTTTAGGCTGTGTCCTCTTTTTCTGCATAACTGGTGGCCGGCATCCATTTGGGGAGCGTCTTGAACGGGATATCAATATTGTCAAAAACAAAAAGGACCTTTTTCTGATTGAGTATTTTCCAGAAGCTGAAGATCTTATATCCCGCCTACTAAACCATGACCCCAATTTGAGGTAAAACGCCTAGTATGTTTTCGGTTTTTCACTGTATCGGTGTTTGTAGCATTAACAAAATATTGCAGCTAGGCACTAGCTTGCAATTGGGAAAAAATATTATGCTGACTTATGGTTCTTTAGGCGTACTTGCTGGTAATGTTTTAGTTGTTGTTGTTAGGCCAAAATCACTGGATGTGCTGCACCACCCAATATTTTGGAATTCTGAGATGAGATTGTCGTTTCTTCGTGACACGAGTGACCGTGTGGAACTGGAAGATAGGGAGTCCAGTTCCGATCTCTTGAAAGCATTAGAGAATATTGCACCAACCGCACTTGGTGGTAAATGGGATGAAAGGATGGAACCTGCATTTATAGCTAATATTGGCCATTACAGGCGCTACAAGTATGACAGTGTTCGAGATTTGTTGCGAGTCTTGCGAAACAAGTTGAACCATTATCGAGAACTTCCTAAAGAAATTCAggtttgtttctttttctttgctcAAGTTAACTCAAGTTTATGGAATTTCATGATGCAAGTTTATATCTGATTAGCTCCCAGCAGCACATTGGATTTGTAATTATCCTTTATAGTGTCTTCTTTTTTGGCAATTACTTCAATCTTAAGCTATATATGTATAGTTGACTTGTGTTTAATTTTGGTGCATTCTTTAGGAGCTTGTCGGACCAGTTCCGGAAGGATATGATAGCTATTATACGAGTCGATTTCCTAAGCTGTTGATTGAAGTGTATAAAGTTGTATCAAGATTCTGTAGGGAAGAGGATTGCTTTCACAAGTATTTCAATGGCATTGTTGTTTAAATACCTCACCCCTTCGTGTAAATATGTAAATAGAGTTGTAATCTGATAGTGTATCATACTCCATTTAATAATCAAACTAAATTGTTATTCGGAGATTAATTTCTATACTTCATTGGTACTGtaaatatcattatttaaaGATGAAAGGACATGCATTCTCTTGGAAGAACTGGAACCATCCGTTTGTCGTCTCTTGGAGTGATGCCTCGGTTCCTCTTCTTTTTCATCAGCAAATGAAAGAAATGTCTGAAGACGAGCAGAAGTTGTGACTCGAGCAGAAGACGATAGTTCCTCAGGATTATGCCTGCTAAACTGCCACGTCATCTTTAAAAAATATGCGAAAAGGGCAAGCAAGCAAGCTAACCCACATATCAGAAAGAGCCCCTGAAAGCTTCTCAGTTGAAGCTTGTCTACTTCTAACTTTGTACTCGTTGAACTGCAGGCACTTCGCGTAAGCCATTTGTCGTGAATCCTTTGGAGATCCCCATTTTCCGACAGTTTCAAAATTGCAGTCGACATGTCAATTGCTAACGGCGAGTCCCTTGGAAATGCCTGATAAATGAAGAAAAATGAATAAACAGGTTCTTGTTTGCCGAACATGGCCAATGGAACGAAACGGAAATTAGAAAGAGAGATGTTCTTACGAATCCCCATCCATTCTTGGTGAATTCTTGAGCTACAATGCTAAATTCACATCGCGTTGAGAGGAAGAGCTCCATATATGCACGCTCATCGATTACAGCAGCAACGCCACCTTTGCTGGGACCGTCTTTCAAGGCTTTAGCATACTCCTCAGGCATTAGAAGAGGAACGAGCCTCGATTCATCGATATTGAGTTCATTAATTAGATATTCCCTGGCAAATGAACCTTGCTGGTACCCTATGGGATCGTTACTTGCCTTTAAAGTTTCAATGCCTTTTATATGAGAATGAAGATGCTGCACTGTTAGGATAGACGTAAGGCTAGCCGTGTAGCTCGAGTTAATTATAAGCACGACGAACAGCCATATAAGCAAAACAACACGACCTAATGTGCTGACTGTATTTTCTCCTGCAAGAAATAAGAATCGGTTTCTAGTCAAGCCAGAGTTCCATACAGTTTATCAGTAAACTTCTTTCATCTGAACTTACTTTGGGCAAAGAATATTGTTGAAAAGCTAAACCTGCAAGAAGAAGAAAGTTCAAGTGATTAAGAAAAGACTAAATGTAAGAAGAAACTTGGAAAAATGACGTAAATATCAATTTGCCCCTTGAACTTGGATGTAAAGAATTAACACCAGATTTTTATCTCATAGTCCAAATTATATAATCAATCAATTCAAAATTTCAATACATTAGCTCCTTGTAGTTTTCTTCAAAGCTGATACATTTGGTCTAActgataaaaatgaaaaaggttaagggactaatttataaaaaataataattttggtgttagtTGACCATCGCATGCAATTTTAGGAGGTAAATTAAAACCAAAGTgttaaaaatcaatcaaaaaagtTCAGAATTTGTTGCTCACTCACCATAGAATAGTCATGAATTGTCTTCTAGGAGGACCTCTAAAATCATCATTCAACCTATGCTCCAGAATCCAAACAACTATTCCCACAATTATGAAAAAGCTACAAGTAACACCCCACATCTGGCGAGTAAATGGCCTCAGAAATGCCCAACCATCAGAATTCATCTTCTTTATCGGAGCTACTACAACTAGTCCCGACGCAATGTAGGGCTGCGTAAAGTCTATCATCCTTGTTCGATAAGTAGTTATCGCAATGTCGCCTACTGCTGCATCATACACCTAAATCGGAGACGAAAAAGAGCCAacaaataagtaaataaatgcTGATGCACAGTTCCTTTATCCAAAAAGCTTTAAGTTTCTGTTAACAGTACTCACACCAGCTGTGATCATGTTAACAAGCTCAGTATCACTTGGATTTCTTATCCCATCTCCATATGCCATCAATTTATAAGGGACAGCATAAGGCAGCAAGTTGATAGCAGCAGTGAAAACATCAATGCAGTAACCAGAAAACATCTCAGTCCCTGGTACTTGAGAGATAAATTCACGAAAACTAACACGATTCGGGACTCCGATTCTCAAATGTCTTCCATTGTTCGGAAACACCCATCCGCGGGGTTGCTGTACTGATTGTCCTGGCCAAATGACAGGCAGCAGTTTCTGACTTGAAGTCGATCGGTTAGGAGGATTCGAGTAAAGGGCTTCAGGAGGCACAGTTGATAAACCAGAATAATTAGACCAGTAACCAATCTTTCTATACCCTGTACCAATCACGTTGATGATTTCATACGCCGGACGAATGCGGTTTCTATCAGGATTAAACATGACTTGACCCGTAACACCTGTCATGTTAACCTGAAATATGTTCTCAAGCAATAGTTTTCCTCCATCAAACATGCTCATCGCATCGAGACGCAAATCCCCTCTGCGAAATTCAGTTAACCTCGAATCAGTAGAAAAGGAAATGTTTCCACCTTGATCTAAAAAAGCATCAAGTGCATGAGCTAGTAGCCATACTGTGTCATATGCATACAGACCATAAGTGCTCAATCCAACTCCACTAGCCAAGTTGCTCCACCTAGAAACAAATTTTCTTTTGAGTTCCGACTCTGGTGTGTACATTCGCAACGTGAGAACTCCTTGAATGCTGTCAGTTGTTTCTGCAGGAAGAGGAGAATTAGTATCAAGAAGAGTGGATAGCCAGTTAGTTGCTATCCACACATATCCTGGACCCATCATTCCGAGATACTGAGCAACACGAAAAACCTCCGGAACCCAAGTAGCAAAAGCATGAACAACAAGAATCCTAGACTCAGTTAAAGAAACCTTGACTAGTGCATCAGTGATCTCATCTTTGGTTGCATGAGGACTCAAAGGT
Coding sequences within it:
- the LOC126679439 gene encoding serine/threonine-protein kinase/endoribonuclease IRE1a; this translates as MKIHSLGVLLCLILLLPPLVIGSDRFGSDSTQLISASTSASQLVDSRAPSRAGARSLKSLSSPLEDSTELVALLNGTIYLEDANSGRVFWSFSSGAPIYSSYQAPFDQDNGNENDFGASTGFFVDYGDDWQLYVHGKHSSGMKLSMNIEEFIKITPHVSEDGAVILGSKTTTVFVVEAKTGKLVQTYNSFDSPSTLKRDEESYALLKENKKNGDLIISESASAAQLMYITRKDYTLQTFGPNSDKISWNMKVAMIGAASICRDVESRSDYNMPLSCQSRWMVVRRQHKSQSADEKLPLPDSDPVLPSQPRVDKLLEDQHEGRRLSEFAADPVLPLQPKVDEFPNSHTTDNSEGIFDLSTDSGAVDARVAFDDGLNILIKRSTAFSFMFFIVVFLLGFIFYPNDQVGKDKLCSEGLSSVSSSKASSSKRKKNRKSSKKNGIVETKDAVALLENGDGYAHSDGDEKMLLDLNKHVDNSIDGHRIGKLFVSNTEIAKGSNGTIVLEGIYEGRPVAVKRLVQSHHEAAFKEIQNLIASDRHPNIVRWHGVEYDKDFVYVSLERCTCSLDDLIQIFSDFSLNQVYSEDQATRVAIEYKVRLDKVKGIMQDINLWKSNGRPSPLMLVLMRNIVCGLVHLHELGIIHRDLKPQNVLILKDRFLCAKLSDMGISKRLLGDMSSLGYHATGCGSSGWQSPEQLLHGRQTRAVDLFSLGCVLFFCITGGRHPFGERLERDINIVKNKKDLFLIEYFPEAEDLISRLLNHDPNLRPKSLDVLHHPIFWNSEMRLSFLRDTSDRVELEDRESSSDLLKALENIAPTALGGKWDERMEPAFIANIGHYRRYKYDSVRDLLRVLRNKLNHYRELPKEIQELVGPVPEGYDSYYTSRFPKLLIEVYKVVSRFCREEDCFHKYFNGIVV
- the LOC126679438 gene encoding glutamate receptor 3.6-like encodes the protein MNVIWILILLVLSNGVSLYGISTNITTRPKSVKIGAILSFNSTVGKVARIAIRAAVNDVNSDPSVLGGTQLDIKMQDTNFSGFLGIVEALRFMEGDTVAIIGPQSSVTAHVVSFVASELQVPLLSYSATDPTLSALQFPFFIRTTQNDLFQMAAVAEIVAYYGWREVIAIYADDDDGRNGVAALGDKLAAKRCKISYKAPLSPHATKDEITDALVKVSLTESRILVVHAFATWVPEVFRVAQYLGMMGPGYVWIATNWLSTLLDTNSPLPAETTDSIQGVLTLRMYTPESELKRKFVSRWSNLASGVGLSTYGLYAYDTVWLLAHALDAFLDQGGNISFSTDSRLTEFRRGDLRLDAMSMFDGGKLLLENIFQVNMTGVTGQVMFNPDRNRIRPAYEIINVIGTGYRKIGYWSNYSGLSTVPPEALYSNPPNRSTSSQKLLPVIWPGQSVQQPRGWVFPNNGRHLRIGVPNRVSFREFISQVPGTEMFSGYCIDVFTAAINLLPYAVPYKLMAYGDGIRNPSDTELVNMITAGVYDAAVGDIAITTYRTRMIDFTQPYIASGLVVVAPIKKMNSDGWAFLRPFTRQMWGVTCSFFIIVGIVVWILEHRLNDDFRGPPRRQFMTILWFSFSTIFFAQRENTVSTLGRVVLLIWLFVVLIINSSYTASLTSILTVQHLHSHIKGIETLKASNDPIGYQQGSFAREYLINELNIDESRLVPLLMPEEYAKALKDGPSKGGVAAVIDERAYMELFLSTRCEFSIVAQEFTKNGWGFAFPRDSPLAIDMSTAILKLSENGDLQRIHDKWLTRSACSSTSTKLEVDKLQLRSFQGLFLICGLACLLALFAYFLKMTWQFSRHNPEELSSSARVTTSARLQTFLSFADEKEEEPRHHSKRRQTDGSSSSKRMHVLSSLNNDIYSTNEV